One genomic window of Misgurnus anguillicaudatus chromosome 12, ASM2758022v2, whole genome shotgun sequence includes the following:
- the LOC129445965 gene encoding N-acetylneuraminate-9-phosphate synthase-like, protein MASEFELCPGRRIGGSNPCFIIAEIGQNHQGDIEIAKRMIRMAKDCGADCAKFQKSEIEHRFTKHALERPYTSPHAWGPTYGAHKQHLEFSHQQYRELQQYANDIGIFFTASGMDEMAVEFLHEINVPFFKVASADTNNIPYLEKTAKKGRPMVISSGMQSMETMRCVYQTVKKHNPNFTFLQCTSAYPLPTEHINLSLITEFQKEFPDIPIGYSGHETGIYVSVAAVALGAKVLERHVTLDKTWKGSDHSASLEPAELAELVKAIRTVEVAMGSPIKQLLSCESSCHSKLGKSVVARMPLKKGVMLTLDMLTIKVAEPHGVSPENIFKLVGKRITVDVGEDVAITDDMIQY, encoded by the exons ATGGCTTCTGAGTTTGAACTCTGTCCTGGAAGAAGAATCGGGGGCTCCAATCCCTGTTTTATCATCGCTGAGATTGGACAGAACCATCAAGGAGACATTGAGATTGCCAAAAGAATGATCCGAATGGCTAAG GATTGTGGAGCTGACTGTGCTAAGTTTCAGAAGAGTGAGATCGAGCACAGATTCACCAAACATGCTCTGGAGCGTCCGTATACGTCTCCTCATGCCTGGGGCCCAACCTATGGAGCTCACAAGCAACACCTAGAGTTCAGTCACCAGCAGTACAGAGAACTACAGCAGTATGCAAATGACATTGGCATTTTCTTTACAGCATCAGGAATGGACGAG ATGGCTGTAGAATTTCTTCACGAGATAAATGTACCATTTTTTAAAGTGGCCTCAGCAGACACAAACAACATACCGTACCTGGAGAAAACGGCAAAGAAAG GTCGTCCTATGGTGATCTCCAGTGGTATGCAGTCTATGGAGACCATGCGCTGTGTTTACCAAACAGTGAAGAAGCACAATCCTAATTTCACCTTTCTGCAGTGTACCAGCGCTTATCCACTGCCAACAGAGCACATCAATCTCAGTCTGATCACT GAGTTTCAGAAGGAGTTTCCAGACATTCCAATAGGCTACTCTGGACATGAGACGGGCATTTATGTGTCTGTGGCTGCCGTTGCACTGGGAGCAAAGGTGTTGGAGCGTCATGTGACCTTGGACAAGACCTGGAAAGGCAGTGACCATTCAGCTTCATTGGAGCCAGCTGAGCTTGCAGAACTGGTGAAAGCTATCAGGACTGTTGAGGTGGCCATGGGTTCACCAATCAAACAACTGCTGTCCTGTGAATCATCCTGCCATAGCAAG TTGGGTAAGTCAGTGGTTGCCCGGATGCCACTGAAGAAGGGTGTGATGTTAACTCTCGACATGTTGACAATAAAAGTGGCTGAACCGCATGGTGTGTCACCAGAGAACATCTTTAAACTGGTGGGAAAACGGATCACCGTGGATGTGGGGGAAGATGTTGCCATAACTGATGATATGATACAATATTAA
- the LOC141368879 gene encoding uncharacterized protein yields the protein MAEGKSRLATLRFMDDPERMRTWVTNLRASKMTETTLNHYLNNVAQFLDYMHETPPPTSRLSKKSMLGIRREVRALLKGLRRGVVMHQIGVKQAKEGHVIPKAVLRQCLSEAKKRIPEVLDQLKNDLQQKTQFSFYGYLTAYYASIYGHRLEVFQNLTIREVEGAVKSPSTGDYLINISLHKMNRAFGPAQLSLTAEEYGWFRRFLALRDRLVGGPDARLFFYTSTLGFNIFPEN from the exons ATGGCGGAGGGGAAAAGCAGGCTGGCCACGTTGCGGTTCATGGACGACCCTGAGAGGATGAGGAC GTGGGTGACCAATCTCAGGGCGTCCAAAATGACCGAGACCACCTTGAACCACTACCTGAACAACGTGGCCCAGTTCCTTGACTACATGCATGAGACCCCTCCGCCGACCTCCCGCCTGTCCAAGAAATCTATGCTGGGGATCAGGCGGGAGGTCAGGGCCCTGCTGAAGGGCCTCCGTAGAGGTGTTGTGATGCACCAAATTGGGGTGAAACAGGCCAAAGAGGGCCACGTCATCCCCAAGGCGGTGCTCCGTCAATGCCTCTCGGAGGCCAAGAAGCGTATACCGGAGGTCCTGG ACCAGCTCAAGAACGACCTGCAGCAAAAGACGCAGTTCTCCTTCTATGGCTACTTGACGGCCTACTACGCCTCCATTTACGGGCACCGGCTGGAGGTTTTTCAGAACCTCACCATCCGGGAGGTGGAGGGGGCCGTCAAGTCGCCTAGCACGGGGGACTACCTCATAAAC ATCTCTCTACACAAGATGAACCGGGCGTTCGGCCCGGCGCAGCTGTCCCTGACCGCCGAGGAGTATGGATGGTTTCGGCGGTTCCTGGCGCTGCGCGACCGGCTGGTCGGCGGGCCAGACGCCCGCTTATTCTTTTACACGTCGACACTagggtttaatatttttcccgaaaattag